Proteins from a single region of Argiope bruennichi chromosome 6, qqArgBrue1.1, whole genome shotgun sequence:
- the LOC129971994 gene encoding zinc finger protein 614-like, with amino-acid sequence MQEAVLSKIRSQPTLHNPHGKTPYACDVCGKEFTQKTGRDRHHRSHTGERPFVCYVCNKGFAHKGNLITHLKMHTGEKPFACDVCNEAFAQKGHLKNHVRTHTGEKPFVCEVSNEAFAQKSNFKRHARTHTRDKPYKCPFCGKAFTTSSYYNKEPVNENDQSVRRTSRRSDSPDLAPSDFHLFLHLKSFFGAQHFNDEAELKEHVTTWLKTQAATFCEEGIQKLVPQVLTYGEHNPCVFYKNDDNVYSLPTTGNSDEDNEEAKDKCTENSNENSLYLSQSFQQKENKESELINLSLYQHNEEFKPLPPKVNKYRNSAECSVKAQLSDPCDISYFNPISDAQATEVQGKEITSFTASSENIESAHRPEIVHRGAYEKTTVSAGSSVFQIQNQSASGVSDLLYATTDEEPFLENSKWQTLNYDKINFIESLECVVKTGHSESKSISGNENLILKNVSECVNHKNISPEMHSQGHNNKKKRSTDLKEPISTKEDDNAVAGPSGFCSGKKKFPKSSCKKDTPKTNYRTRTSEKRDICKKEFSQKSGLNLHYITHTGKTPYACDVCGKEFTQKTDRDRHHRTHTGERPFVCYVCNKGFARKCNLKNHDRTHTGEKPFVCDVCNEAFARKGTLKAHARTHTGEKPYKCPFCGKAFTTSSNCNFHQRSAHK; translated from the exons ATGCAAGAAGCAGTTCTCTCAAAAATCAGGTCTCAACCTACATTACATAACCCACACGGCAAAACGCCTTATGCATGTGATGTATGCGGAAAAGAATTTACTCAGAAAACAGGTCGCGACAGACATCATCGATCCCATACCGGTGAGAGACCTTTCGTGTGCTACGTCTGCAATAAAGGTTTTGCTCATAAGGGTAATCTTATTACACATTTAAAGATGCACACTGGAGAAAAGCCTTTTGCATGTGATGTTTGTAATGAAGCTTTCGCTCAAAAGGGTCATCTTAAGAATCATGTTAGGACTCACACTGGCGAAAAGCCTTTTGTATGTGAAGTTTCTAATGAAGCTTTCGCTcaaaagagtaattttaaaagacaTGCTCGTACCCATACTAGAGACAAGCCTTACAAGTGTCCATTTTGTGGAAAAGCTTTCACGACCAGCAGCTATT ACAATAAGGAACCAGTTAATGAAAATGATCAAAGTGTCAGGAGGACTAGCAGACGATCTGAT AGCCCGGACCTCGCTCCTAGCGACTTTCATCTCTTCCTACACCTAAAATCTTTCTTTGGTGCTCAACACTTTAACGATGAGGCCGAGCTGAAAGAACATGTTACTACATGGTTGAAAACACAGGCGGCAACCTTCTGTGAAGAAGGAATACAAAAACTTGTGCCACA AGTACTGACTTACGGTGAGCATAATCCTTGCgtattttataagaatgatgACAACGTGTATTCACTGCCAACGACAGGAAATTCAGATGAAGATAATGAAGAAGCTAAAGACAAATGTACGGAAAATTCGAATGAGAATTCTTTGTATTTAAGTCAGTCTTTCCagcaaaaggaaaataaagaatcTGAGCTGATTAATTTATCGCTGTATCAACATAATGAAGAATTTAAGCCGCTTCCTCCAAAAGTAAACAAGTACAGGAATTCTGCAGAGTGCTCCGTCAAGGCACAACTAAGTGATCCttgtgatatttcttattttaatcccATTTCAGATGCTCAGGCGACGGAAGTGCAAGGCAAAGAAATCACATCTTTTACAGCTTCTTCAGAAAACATTGAATCTGCTCATAGACCTGAAATCGTCCATCGTGGCGCTTATGAAAAAACAACAGTTTCAGCCGGATCAAGtgtttttcaaatacaaaatcaaaGTGCATCAGGTGTATCAGACCTGCTCTATGCAACAACTGATGAAGAACCGTTTCTTGAAAATAGCAAATGGCAAACTTTGAAttacgataaaataaattttattgaatctctAGAATGTGTCGTCAAAACAGGTCATTCAGAAAGTAAAAgtatttctggaaatgaaaatttgattttgaagaatGTCTCAGAGTgtgtaaatcataaaaatatttcacctgaAATGCATTCACAAGGTcacaataataagaagaaaaggaGTACCGACTTGAAGGAACCTATCTCTACCAAGGAGGATGACAATGCTGTGGCTGGTCCTTCCGGATTCTGTTCTGGTAAGAAGAAATTTCCTAAGAGCTCTTGTAAGAAAGATACTCCTAAAACGAATTATCGAACACGCACTAGCGAGAAGCGCGATATATGCAAGAAGGAGTTCTCTCAAAAATCAGGTCTCAACCTACATTACATAACCCACACGGGCAAAACGCCTTATGCATGTGATGTATGCGGAAAAGAATTTACTCAGAAAACAGATCGCGACAGACATCATCGAACCCATACCGGTGAGAGACCTTTCGTGTGCTACGTCTGCAATAAAGGTTTTGCTCGAAAGTGTAATCTTAAGAATCATGATAGGACTCACACTGGCGAAAagccttttgtatgtgatgtttgtAATGAAGCTTTCGCTCGAAAGGGTACTCTTAAAGCACATGCTCGTACCCACACTGGAGAAAAACCTTACAAGTGTCCATTTTGTGGAAAAGCTTTCACGACCAGCAGCAATTGTAATTTCCATCAGAGGAGCGCGCATAAGTGA